One Miscanthus floridulus cultivar M001 chromosome 11, ASM1932011v1, whole genome shotgun sequence DNA window includes the following coding sequences:
- the LOC136492091 gene encoding uncharacterized protein, whose protein sequence is MAEPTIADLLKEMRAVSAELSTLKADVASIKAKSSTTESSSDRHDSPRELEFHPKHKKWDFPHYDGTSDPMLFLNKCEAYFRQHRTMTEERVRMASYHLDDAAQLWFIQLQEDEGSPSWGNFKDLLNLRFGPPLHSAPMFELAQCRREGTVEEYANRFQALLPRAGRLDEAQRVQLFTGGLGPPLSSAVRIHHPDSLAAAMSLARQVELMELDRPAPPPPRAGARGPPPASARAVLSAPPPILALPAPPAAAQPGRTEGAQRRLTPDEMAERRRLGLCFNCNEQYTRGHNRFCRRIFFVEGVELEAAADDAKAVDDAGAPCFSLQALAGVPMAGTMQIRVTLGPQALVALLDSGSTHNYISEDAARRSGLPLHQRPRLTALVANGERVTCAGVLRAAPLLVDGETFPADLFVMLLAGYDIVLGTHWLGALGAIVWDLCHQRMSFQRAERTITWTSVAPPSTPALRATLDTDSLLEALLIAYGGGGGLR, encoded by the coding sequence ATGGCCGAGCCGACCATCGCCGACCTCCTCAAGGAGATGAGGGCCGTGTCCGCAGAGCTCTCCACCCTGAAGGCCGACGTCGCCTCCATCAAGGCGAAGTCGTCCACGACTGAGAGCAGCAGCGACCGTCACGACAGCCCGCGCGAACTCGAGTTCCACCCGAAGCACAAGAAGTGGGATTTTCCCCACTACGATGGCACGTCCGACCCCATGTTGTTCCTCAACAAGTGTGAGGCGTACTTCCGGCAACATCGCACCATGACGGAAGAGCGAGTGCGCATGGCGTCCTACCACCTGGACGACGCCGCGCAGCTGTGGTTCATCCAGCTGCAGGAGGACGAGGGCTCGCCGTCGTGGGGGAATTTCAAGGACCTCCTGAATCTGCGCTTCGGGCCTCCCCTGCACTCTGCCCCCATGTTCGAGTTGGCGCAGTGCCGTCGCGAGGGCACCGTGGAGGAGTACGCCAACCGGTTCCAGGCCCTCCTACCTCGCGCCGGTCGGCTCGACGAGGCGCAGCGGGTCCAGCTCTTCACCGGCGGCCTCGGGCCTCCGCTCAGCAGCGCCGTCCGCATCCACCACCCGGACTCCCTCGCCGCCGCCATGAGCCTGGCCCGCCAGGTCGAATTGATGGAGCTGGACCGACCTGCACCACCTCCTCCGCGAGCGGGCGCGCGCGGACCTCCACCAGCCTCGGCCCGGGCCGTCCTGTCGGCCCCGCCACCCATCCTGGCACTGCCGGCACCGCCGGCGGCTGCGCAGCCGGGCCGGACCGAGGGCGCCCAGCGCCGCCTCACGCCAGATGAGATGGCCGAACGCCGTCGCCTGGGTCTGTGCTTTAACTGCAACGAACAGTACACCCGTGGCCATAACCGCTTCTGCAGGCGTATattcttcgtcgaaggggtcGAACTGGAAGCCGCCGCCGACGACGCGAAGGCCGTGGACGACGCAGGGGCTCCCTGTTTCTCCCTCCAGGCGTTGGCAGGGGTGCCGATGGCGGGCACCATGCAGATCAGGGTGACCCTGGGCCCCCAAGCGCTCGTGGCTCTCCTCGACTCCGGCAGCACTCACAACTACATCTCGGAGGACGCGGCGCGACGCTCCGGACTTCCCCTCCACCAGCGGCCCCGCCTCACTGCGTTGGTGGCCAATGGGGAGCGCGTCACGTGCGCGGGCGTCCTCCGCGCGGCGCCGCTGCTTGTCGATGGCGAGACGTTCCCGGCCGACCTCTTCGTCATGCTGTTGGCGGGGTACGACATCGTCCTCGGCACCCACTGGCTGGGCGCACTCGGGGCCATCGTCTGGGACTTGTGCCACCAGCGCATGTCCTTCCAGCGCGCCGAGCGCACCATCACCTGGACCAGCGTCGCCCCGCCATCGACTCCGGCTCTCCGCGCGACGCTCGACACCGACTCCCTCCTCGAGGCGCTGCTGATCGcgtacggggggggggggggtcttcgCTGA